From Quercus lobata isolate SW786 chromosome 1, ValleyOak3.0 Primary Assembly, whole genome shotgun sequence, one genomic window encodes:
- the LOC115955242 gene encoding uncharacterized protein LOC115955242: MAILEFDITTRSSKRPSDSCDERPSKSKRELMSSQMNDALQSMAKAAKARIEASKAKAERYKRYTIDEVSSSIVPTNDFSLGKCINILETMEEVNDEIFMKVIANRFQHSAETVDKQFKETVRAICCLGKFILCPSQSNEVHPHIANNTKFFPYFKKCIGAIDGTYISAWALASKLVSYRNRKATITHNIMCACDFDMKFTFVYTGSYYLVDSGYPCTLGFLPPYRTQRYHLRDFRGGDRPEGAKDLFNYRHSSLRNVIERYFGVLKARFPVLKMMLRYKPCRQGNVMRAYCTIHNFIRMASRNDRLFTQFNVDNLTVEGEDRDNSGEPLHIVNLTN; encoded by the exons ATGGCAATTCTTGAGTTTGATATTACAACCCGATCTTCCAAGCGTCCTAGTGATAGTTGTGATGAGCGTCCTAGTAAGAGTAAGCGAGAGTTAATGAGCTCCCAAATGAATGATGCCTTACAATCAATGGCTAAGGCCGCTAAGGCTAGGATAGAGGCATCTAAAGCAAAGGCTGAGAGGTATAAGAGGTATACCATTGATGAAGTTAGTAGCAGTATTGTGCCTACAAATGACTTCTCCTTAGGCAAGTGCATTAATATCCTTGAGACCATGGAAGAAGTCAATGATGAAATATTTATGAAG GTAATAGCAAATCGTTTTCAGCACTCAGCTGAGACAGTGGACAAGCAATTTAAGGAAACTGTAAGAGCAATATGCTGCCTAGGAAAATTCATTCTATGTCCTTCTCAAAGCAATGAAGTGCATCCACATATTGCTAACAATACCAAATTCTTTCCATATTTCAAG aaaTGTATAGGTGCaattgatggaacatatatcaGTGCATGGGCTCTAGCATCAAAGCTAGTCAGCTATAGGAATAGAAAGGCCACAATCACCCATAATATAATGTGTGCATGTGATTTTGATATGAAGTTTACATTTGTTTACACAG GTAGCTATTATTTAGTGGATTCTGGTTATCCATGCACCTTGGGGTTTCTACCTCCGTATCGTACTCAGAGATACCATCTACGAGACTTTCGAGGTGGGGATCGTCCTGAAGGTGCCAAAGACCTATTCAATTATAGACATTCCTCTCTTCGTAATGTAATTGAAAGATATTTTGGCGTTTTGAAGGCACGATTTCCGGTCTTAAAAATGATGCTTCGTTATAAACCATGTCGACAAGGGAATGTGATGAGAGCCTATTGCACAATTCATAACTTCATTCGAATGGCATCAAGAAATGATCGCTTGTTTACTCAATTCAATGTTGATAACCTTACTGTTGAAGGTGAAGATAGGGATAATTCGGGTGAGCCATTGCACATTGTTAACTTAACTAATTAA